Below is a window of Pocillopora verrucosa isolate sample1 chromosome 6, ASM3666991v2, whole genome shotgun sequence DNA.
ACCTCCATATTCTTCTGACCTCTCGTCCTGGGTTGATTTTTCATGTTCAAGATTCAGTACATCATTATCCATAAGCTGATCAGAGGCACCTTCTTCTATAACCTGTTTAGGGAAATTAAGTAGCATTGACTCGTAAAGAAATACTCTCCTTATTTCTTGCAAGTGATGATAACTTGTGAACAAAGAGAAGGGGAAGGAGAGGAACATGCTTCAATCAGCCATCCGAAAAGCGATAAAAAGAAAGGTATTTGGCACCACCCTACCTTATCACCCTCTCCTGGGGTGGTTACTGACGAGGTGACCTGGAACTCAGGGAGAGGCTTTGGTTTTGGTTGATATTGAAACTTCTGTCCTTCCTTGTTTGGATCAAAGAAGTGCAGAAGTGCCTCCTCGTGGATCGTTCGGTGCTTTGAGttccaagacaaaataaaacttttccttcCATCAAGGTACTCGTCATCAAACTGCGAGGCCACTTTTCTCCGTGCCCAGCGTGAGATCACAAACTGTTCCTGTTCAGTTTCATCTTTGTAATCCTTGTCTCCAGCGATGACTATCAACACTTTGTCACCTGTATAATCAAACAACCATTAtaactaaataataataatagtagtaataatattaatagcaaTGGTGTCATAAAAAATACTATGATGATGAATGATATTGACGACGAccataatgatgacaatgacaataGTAACGGCATGGGTAAAGGCAGTCGAAAGTGACAGGCACGGGGACAGTTACGGGTACAATAACAGTGACTGTGACAGAGACTGTGCTGGAGACAATAAAAGTGGTAGATACTGTAACAGAGAGAATAAAAGTGACAGAAATTGTGAcagtgaaaatgaaattgagagAGATTGTGACAGAGACAATGGCAGTGAAAATGGCAGGGAAGGTGACTGAGACAGTAACATTAATGACGACAGCGTTGgcgacaataacaacaacagtgACAGTCTGTGACCGAGACGACATCAGTGACGATGTGAGTGACAGTGGCTGAGACAGTGACAGGGTgagtgcaaagaaaaaaacagtaacAGCGACAGTGGAAATTTTTACGACAGAGTCAGTGGCAGTGACAAAAACAGTGGCACTAACAGCGAAAGTAACAGTAAATTATAGTGACATTAACGGTGACAAtgaaagtgacagtgacagtaaAAGTAAGAGAGACGGTGACAGTGATCATaatgatgaaaaggaaaacaatttatATCAATGTGAGTGTCATGACTTTTGTAGCTTTGGGCTTGAAAATACCTCTGTTAAAATTGCCAAGGGTACCCTCCATTTGATTTTgcacttaaaattaaaaaataatgcttTCATCGCTTGTGTAATTCCTAATTTTGTCGATACTCTTAATACTTTATTTCCTCAGTTCACCAGAATAACCCTTAAATACAAGATTCAAACTCATACTTTGTAGCAAACCAAGCATGGCCCGACTTGTTAGTCTAAGCGGCGGGACTCTGTTGGAGCCATTATCGAAAGTGAAAGTAACTGAATAATGATAAAACAATAAGGTAAACCAGACTGGTAAAAGCTGTCATCGATGTTTCATAACAAAGTGGTACTTCAGACCCTTTTATGCTTGTTGTGTAACACCGGAACGGGTTTATTTACGAAAGTACGACTTTTCAAACGCTTCCGCCCTTGAAATACTCACCCGTGGCTCTTGACAATGCTTTATACAACTTGGCGTAACCAATTCCAGCGTTTTCTTCGTTGATCGAAAGCCGAGATTCATCTGCATGGACAGCGAAAACggcaaaatcaatttttaagtGAGGAATCTTACTGTCGCAAATTTCAGACATGCTTTTCAATCCAAAATATAGCTTTTCAACATCGATCTTCAGGTTGTGCTTCTCTTCCATTTCAAAGAGAAGTGCTTCGACTTCTTTTAGCTCGCATGTCTTGTCACAGTTGAACAGGTAACCTTTCATTGATTCTCTTTCCATTTTTCCACTAGCTTTTAGAACTCGCAAGCGCTTTAGGAAGGATTACTGTGTTTTGGAAATTAATGTTAACCGCCGTTCCGTGAACTGTGGAATCGATTGTTACAGATCGATTTCTTAGAAACGAGATCAACCTTCGCCAATCATGAACAATAGCTGTGTTGTTGACTTCGTCACgtggctaaaaaaaaataatttgcccttgaaatgaaattttaaaaaaataaaatacaattgaAATAACATGTACTAAAATGAGAAAGAGCTTAAGATATCTAGCGAAGCTATTGTAAAGTACAAAATCATCTCAGTCGCTCTGTTATTACAATATCACGAAAAAAAGTTTGTACCGATTCATCGTGGTGATCACTCTGAAACAAATACGaagtataatcgtttgtctGTCAATAATGTAATTAACATAAGTCACTTCGGAAGTGAAACCAACGATTTTACATAATTTCTTGTCTTATTACAGTTGGATGTCATTATAATTTGTGTAGGAGGAAATAGCTCTGAACATTCTTAGATGTGGCTTGAAAATTTCAGCACGAACCCAAAGTTTTCGaggaaaaccaaataaaaataatcgcCGATTTCTTCTCAGAAGCATGTCCTCGCAGAAATGGAACACAAGAAGTAACATAAGATACCGCCAACAGATTTGCTCTGAGACACTCCAAGATATCAGTATTGCTATATTCCATTCAGGGACAGAAGTCCCCGTTAGTGTCGAATCATTTCTCAACCTTACTTGGTTTTTCAAATGAGGGGTACCCAATGGCGAGatattcgataaaaaaaaaccggaagtggcgaagaaataaagaaattattgcGTGACAATTCCGAGAAAGGCAAATGAACTTTGTACTAGTAAAAAGAAAGCTATCCGTCTGTAAACGAAGTTTTGAGGCCAACGAACGAAGACGCATGCATTGAAAGCTCCTTGATAATAAGAATTGTTGAAAAATGGCCAGCCTAGGAAGGTCGATAAAGTTCCACCTTTTTAACTGTGATAACACGCATAGGTTGGACTCAGCAGAAACCTTGTTGCTCAAAATGGCAGACGATCTTAACCTTCGAATATCGATGGATAGGCGAAATTTTCGCCTTCATGAAATGCCGGATgtatgtgaaaatatcattccTCAGCTGCAGATGGATTATGCTGTCCTTGTTGTCCATGCTCATGAATCTCGTCTCTCTATCAACGAAGACAAGGCTGGTATTGGCTACGCGAAGATCTACAGAGCTCTGCTGCAAGCGACTGGTAGGTCGAATGTAAACATTGAAAtgattgtttaaaatttgtgcACTGGTAACCTATCGCTACTTTCGTGAGATGAGTTATTTGCGCAACGTAAGaggttttcttttaaaagtggTAAATCGTCGTACTTCGAGAAAAATTAAGATATCAAAGGCATAACCGAGGCGCTTAATTAATGTATatttacatactctcatctaaTTTGGCTTCGAAGGAAAGGACAAAAGAACATAACTGGATCCGTTTGTAAATGCCGTTGATAGTGCTTATAATACAAAATGACCCAAGCATAAAATCTAACAACGTCTCATCAATGTGGTCGACTTTTGAATCTTTCTTGGAATATATCTGCACTCAAACGTAAAGGGACCCATTAAGCCGAATTAAACATCTCAGAGTGCTCTgaataacaacaattttaattttattcagcagggcaaaaacatttttagagaGAACGTTATTTAGCTTAGGTCGAGATACCTTACTTTCAGATCAGAGTCCATCATGATGGCGTaagaacttttgttttctaaaacaCACGTGCCATTCATACCTTGCAAGCCTCTCACCTTTCCTGTATTATGATTCGCGAGAGGAACTATTACGTTATTCATGTTAGTTgtgaaaaagattttaattataataCTCTTCTCTGACCAAAATCAGTTCAACTGAAGCCAATAATGATAAACTTTCGGTTGTCATTCGTATTTTGTCCAGATTCCGCTCTTTATTGTTAGGAGGATGATATCATTTACGACTTATTTACATAT
It encodes the following:
- the LOC131783503 gene encoding uncharacterized protein, with the translated sequence MERESMKGYLFNCDKTCELKEVEALLFEMEEKHNLKIDVEKLYFGLKSMSEICDSKIPHLKIDFAVFAVHADESRLSINEENAGIGYAKLYKALSRATGDKVLIVIAGDKDYKDETEQEQFVISRWARRKVASQFDDEYLDGRKSFILSWNSKHRTIHEEALLHFFDPNKEGQKFQYQPKPKPLPEFQVTSSVTTPGEGDKVIEEGASDQLMDNDVLNLEHEKSTQDERSEEYGGADTTPALVNHPKGTVLLETHLRYGKISSENKDVVEWQQGWQPSEIVMQDLEKKWKLVPDAKVLFTADGDGQDNCAVKMNHWQNFKYHMWRAQMRARAHMRMCACI